A portion of the Chaetodon trifascialis isolate fChaTrf1 chromosome 7, fChaTrf1.hap1, whole genome shotgun sequence genome contains these proteins:
- the dctn3 gene encoding dynactin subunit 3 codes for MDKKLEVDNLEMRLQALESRIYGERRNKSGKPAKCAESLARIQAGLTNTANKRERVKILHKKIEDLLKYLDPQFTDHITVPDAMKLEFILAEEDFLFSQAALLEQVSSLQPLLDSTYIRDVPEHATKLQRLSQIHIKEQDQTEAQSQEVKKLFEEYNKMMFLLSKQFTQWDETLRKLEEAKGIRPVE; via the exons ATGGATAAAAAATTGGAGGTCGATAACCTGGAAATGCGCCTTCAGGCGCTGGAGAGTCGCATCTATGGCGAGAGAAGAAACAAAAGTGGAAAACCCGCCAAG TGTGCTGAGTCTCTGGCCAGGATTCAGGCAGGTCTGACCAACACAGCCAACAAGAGAGAACGAGTGAAGATCCTCCACAAGAAGA TCGAGGACCTGCTGAAATACCTGGACCCCCAGTTCACAGACCACATCACTGTACCTGATGCCATGAAGCTGGAGTTCATTCTCGCTG AGGAGGACTTCCTGTTTTCCCAGGCTGCTTTGCTGGAGCAGGTCAGCAGCTTGCAGCCTCTGCTGGACAGCACCTACATCAGAG ACGTACCGGAGCACGCCACCAAGCTGCAGCGCCTGTCACAGATCCACATCAAAGAGCAG GACCAAACTGAAGCTCAGTCACAGGAGGTGAAGAAGCTTTTTGAGGAATACAACAAAATG ATGTTCCTGCTGTCGAAGCAGTTCACCCAGTGGGACGAGACTctgaggaagctggaggaggccaAGGGCATCCGGCCTGTGGAGTAG